From the genome of Colwellia psychrerythraea 34H, one region includes:
- a CDS encoding TonB-dependent receptor domain-containing protein: MKTKFKLSILTLALATGCGLSTAYAETALEENADGQAMEEVIVKASRLKGTASAVMEERKNQAFIADILGAEQIARTGDSDAAAALRRVTGITLVDGKYIYVRGLGERFSSTQLNGAAVPSPDPTRTVIPLDLFPSSIIESLSVQKSYSAAMPAHFAGGNVDVRLKTIPSDFVFSMQGKLGGNTNNFDDGLSYNGGDDDWYGKDDGTRAAPASLQKLWKSHSPINDLSQQDNREIAAQMNRDYDPKATSINPNTGFDVTLGNRFDFDDFRLGFLTAVSYDNKWEVSEEYEGQDFTYQEGVDGEDSSWALVRGSDDIKSTEHTVRFSGMFNVGLEFQRDHRIDFSSLILHDTRDEIRDKLGNTNNVTISDGLRVRDSDVIYEEREMIANQIRGTHNFSGLWNLGADWFYSDARSNRYAPGNISTRYIIADGSNGQPEDGIFDPINESSLRKATTSSRYSFQNLDDNVENYGFSFSLPVNFSNVELEIKAGGNFIEKTRDAMARRIDVNTLAFDNLDLTGHQMGVILNDDVMLNHPLSGNELIIRDTTASGDDYYSAQLVDAYFIDTDFFIAQKWRVNLGLRYEDFRQVVAPLDPATGKFELPAKPTNEDLAALAFKDDDVFGALAFTYLLDDEMQFRASYAQTTIRPDIREVAPATYIDPLTGFPIGGTPSVTSTAIDNYDLRWEWYLPAGDNLSVGLFYKDMDQPIEAVQSPAQDGPPLIRIANAEDGYVYGLEVEFLKDFGFLGDFAGMNGTDFFLSGNFTVSESEINIDTQNVVEQTGVSTSITNPTRAMTGHSPWVVNMNLGWDAPNGNHSATLAYNVFAERIIIPGIDGKDDAYEQPFHSLDMVYTYYPTYSSTLKFKVQNILNQKKEIEFEDTLMRSETKGVAFEVALKWDF; this comes from the coding sequence ATGAAAACAAAATTCAAACTATCCATTTTAACTCTAGCACTTGCTACAGGCTGTGGTTTATCAACCGCCTATGCAGAAACTGCACTAGAAGAAAATGCTGATGGGCAAGCCATGGAAGAGGTGATTGTCAAAGCAAGTCGCTTAAAAGGCACTGCTAGTGCGGTCATGGAAGAGCGTAAAAATCAGGCCTTTATTGCTGATATCCTCGGCGCTGAGCAAATAGCACGTACCGGTGATTCAGATGCGGCTGCGGCGTTACGTCGTGTTACCGGTATTACCTTGGTGGATGGAAAATACATTTATGTGCGTGGTTTAGGTGAGCGCTTTTCAAGTACGCAACTAAATGGCGCGGCAGTACCTAGCCCAGATCCAACGCGAACGGTTATTCCACTCGATTTATTTCCTTCATCAATCATTGAATCATTGTCGGTACAAAAATCCTATTCTGCTGCTATGCCTGCCCATTTTGCTGGCGGTAATGTCGATGTGCGTTTGAAAACAATTCCTTCTGACTTTGTTTTTTCCATGCAAGGTAAGCTTGGCGGTAACACCAATAACTTTGATGATGGTTTATCCTATAATGGCGGAGACGACGATTGGTATGGTAAAGATGATGGTACTCGTGCAGCACCAGCGTCATTGCAAAAATTGTGGAAAAGTCATAGCCCTATAAATGATTTATCACAGCAAGATAACCGTGAGATTGCTGCGCAGATGAATCGCGATTATGATCCAAAAGCCACTAGCATTAACCCGAATACTGGCTTTGATGTCACATTAGGTAATCGATTCGACTTTGATGACTTTCGATTAGGTTTCCTTACCGCGGTTTCCTATGACAATAAATGGGAAGTATCAGAAGAATACGAAGGACAGGATTTCACCTATCAAGAAGGTGTTGATGGCGAAGACAGCAGTTGGGCTTTAGTACGTGGTTCCGATGATATTAAATCTACTGAACATACGGTACGCTTTTCTGGCATGTTCAACGTTGGCTTAGAATTTCAACGTGATCACCGCATTGATTTCAGCTCGTTAATTTTGCACGATACCCGTGATGAAATACGCGATAAACTCGGCAACACCAACAATGTCACTATTAGTGACGGTTTGCGAGTACGTGATAGCGACGTTATTTATGAAGAGCGAGAAATGATCGCGAATCAAATCAGAGGTACACATAACTTCTCAGGACTTTGGAACTTAGGTGCTGATTGGTTTTACTCAGATGCGCGCTCCAATCGCTATGCTCCTGGCAATATCTCAACACGCTATATCATTGCCGATGGTTCAAATGGTCAACCTGAAGATGGCATTTTTGATCCAATCAATGAGAGCTCTTTACGTAAAGCGACCACTTCTTCTCGTTATAGTTTTCAAAACTTAGACGATAATGTTGAAAACTATGGTTTTAGTTTTTCATTGCCAGTTAACTTTAGCAATGTAGAACTAGAGATAAAAGCAGGCGGGAACTTTATTGAAAAGACACGTGACGCTATGGCAAGACGCATAGATGTCAACACACTTGCTTTTGATAACCTAGACCTAACTGGCCATCAAATGGGCGTCATTTTAAATGATGATGTTATGCTAAATCACCCATTATCGGGCAATGAATTAATTATTCGTGATACGACTGCTAGCGGAGATGATTACTACTCTGCTCAACTGGTTGATGCTTACTTTATTGATACCGATTTTTTCATCGCGCAAAAGTGGCGAGTAAACTTAGGATTGCGTTATGAAGATTTTCGCCAAGTCGTTGCCCCGTTAGATCCCGCAACTGGTAAGTTTGAGTTACCTGCAAAGCCGACGAATGAAGATTTAGCAGCACTTGCCTTTAAAGATGATGATGTTTTTGGTGCACTAGCATTCACTTATTTGCTTGACGATGAAATGCAGTTTCGTGCTTCTTACGCACAAACGACTATTCGTCCAGATATCCGAGAAGTCGCGCCGGCGACCTACATTGATCCCCTTACTGGTTTCCCTATTGGTGGAACGCCAAGTGTAACCAGTACCGCTATTGATAACTATGATTTACGTTGGGAGTGGTACTTACCTGCGGGAGATAACCTTTCTGTAGGTTTATTCTACAAGGACATGGATCAGCCAATAGAAGCGGTACAATCACCTGCACAAGATGGCCCACCATTAATCAGAATTGCTAATGCAGAAGACGGTTATGTGTACGGACTTGAGGTAGAGTTTTTAAAAGACTTTGGCTTCTTAGGTGATTTTGCGGGTATGAACGGGACAGACTTCTTCTTATCGGGTAACTTTACGGTAAGTGAGTCAGAAATAAATATTGATACCCAGAACGTGGTTGAACAAACCGGCGTTTCTACCTCAATTACTAATCCAACACGTGCCATGACAGGTCACTCACCTTGGGTAGTAAATATGAACTTAGGTTGGGATGCGCCGAATGGTAATCACAGTGCTACCCTTGCTTATAACGTGTTTGCTGAGCGTATTATTATACCTGGCATTGACGGTAAGGATGATGCTTATGAGCAACCATTCCATTCACTTGATATGGTCTATACCTACTATCCTACTTACTCATCAACATTGAAATTTAAGGTGCAAAACATCTTAAATCAGAAAAAAGAAATTGAGTTTGAAGATACCTTAATGCGCAGTGAAACCAAAGGTGTTGCCTTTGAAGTTGCCTTGAAGTGGGACTTTTAA
- a CDS encoding ammonium transporter — protein sequence MSKALILCLTLLSFFISGTAWAEEGQLNGANTSWILTSTALVLLMTLPGVALFYGGLVRKKNVLSILMQCFAIGSISSILWLLVGYSLAFGEGNAFIGDFSKVMMHGIPKDALSGDIPESLFMLFQMTFAIITPVLIIGGFAERMKFSAVLLFSGIWLLAVYAPITHWVWGGGWLAQMGIYDFAGGIVVHITAGTAALVAALVIGPRRGFPKTPMLPHNLTMTVTGAGMLWVGWFGFNGGSALAANGDASMAMLVTHISAAAGTLTWAAIEWKKFGKASVLGAVTGMVAGLGTITPASGFVGPGGALIIGISAGFVCFYSTVYIKQKLKIDDSLDVFPVHGVGGILGTLLVGVFSATSLGVFSGFGFAEGIATMAEQIGVQLIGIFSTLIYTAVVTYIILKLVGLMTDGLRVGEEQESNGLDQAEHEEVGYHL from the coding sequence ATGAGCAAAGCATTAATCTTGTGTTTAACCTTACTTAGCTTTTTTATCTCAGGCACTGCTTGGGCGGAAGAAGGGCAACTAAATGGCGCAAACACCAGTTGGATTTTAACATCTACCGCATTGGTATTATTGATGACCTTACCGGGCGTTGCTCTTTTTTACGGTGGCTTGGTTCGTAAAAAGAATGTGTTATCAATATTAATGCAATGTTTTGCTATCGGCTCAATCTCATCAATTTTATGGCTATTAGTAGGCTATAGCTTAGCTTTTGGTGAGGGTAATGCTTTTATCGGTGATTTTAGTAAAGTGATGATGCATGGTATTCCTAAAGATGCTTTGTCAGGAGATATCCCTGAAAGTTTATTTATGCTGTTTCAAATGACTTTTGCCATTATTACGCCAGTGCTTATTATTGGTGGTTTTGCAGAGCGTATGAAGTTCTCTGCGGTATTACTCTTTAGTGGTATTTGGTTACTTGCTGTTTATGCACCTATTACTCATTGGGTATGGGGCGGCGGTTGGTTAGCACAAATGGGCATTTATGATTTTGCCGGTGGTATTGTTGTACATATTACGGCGGGTACTGCGGCATTAGTTGCCGCTCTTGTTATCGGTCCACGTCGAGGTTTTCCTAAAACACCTATGTTGCCACATAACTTAACCATGACTGTTACTGGTGCTGGTATGTTATGGGTTGGTTGGTTTGGCTTTAATGGTGGTAGTGCACTAGCCGCTAACGGTGATGCTTCTATGGCTATGCTTGTTACACATATTTCTGCCGCAGCAGGTACATTAACTTGGGCAGCTATTGAGTGGAAAAAATTTGGTAAAGCCAGTGTTTTAGGTGCTGTTACCGGTATGGTCGCAGGTTTAGGTACCATTACGCCTGCCTCTGGTTTTGTCGGCCCTGGTGGCGCGTTAATTATTGGTATTAGTGCAGGCTTTGTTTGTTTTTATTCAACGGTTTATATTAAACAAAAATTAAAAATTGATGATTCGTTAGATGTATTTCCTGTACATGGTGTTGGTGGTATTTTAGGTACGTTATTAGTCGGTGTTTTCTCAGCGACCAGTCTTGGTGTATTTAGTGGTTTTGGTTTTGCTGAAGGCATTGCTACGATGGCGGAACAAATTGGTGTTCAGCTTATCGGCATATTCTCTACACTGATTTATACCGCAGTCGTTACTTATATTATCCTTAAATTGGTCGGTTTGATGACGGATGGTTTACGTGTTGGTGAAGAGCAAGAGTCTAACGGTTTAGATCAGGCTGAACATGAAGAAGTCGGTTACCACTTGTAG
- the hemF gene encoding oxygen-dependent coproporphyrinogen oxidase has translation MDSQLSSTANIEITPIIAFFKSLQDKICQALEEADGTGKFVEDNWKRKEGGGGRTRVMTDGTVVEQGGVNFSVVSGDKLPPSATAHRPELAGRTWQACGVSLVIHPKNPNIPTSHANVRFFIAEKEGEKPVWWFGGGFDLTPFYPNDEDIQHWHQTAHDLCQPFGDNVYNDHKKWCDEYFYLKHRDETRGVGGLFFDDLNQWDFDTCFDYVKAVGQGFIDAYVPIMQRRKDEAFGEQERQFQLYRRGRYVEFNLVFDRGTLFGLQSGGRTESILMSMPPLARWEYNFQADEGSAEAKLADYLSPKDWLNVLK, from the coding sequence ATGGACTCACAACTAAGCTCGACTGCGAACATTGAAATCACGCCAATCATCGCGTTTTTCAAAAGCCTCCAAGATAAAATTTGTCAGGCATTAGAAGAAGCTGACGGTACTGGAAAATTTGTTGAAGATAACTGGAAGCGCAAAGAAGGCGGCGGCGGTAGAACTCGCGTGATGACCGATGGCACGGTTGTTGAGCAAGGAGGCGTAAATTTTTCTGTGGTATCAGGTGATAAATTACCACCATCAGCCACGGCTCATCGTCCTGAGCTTGCCGGCAGAACGTGGCAAGCTTGTGGTGTTTCACTCGTTATCCACCCAAAAAACCCTAACATTCCGACTTCACACGCTAATGTGCGCTTTTTTATTGCTGAGAAAGAAGGTGAAAAACCCGTATGGTGGTTTGGTGGTGGTTTTGATTTAACACCTTTTTATCCAAACGATGAAGATATTCAGCATTGGCATCAAACAGCGCACGACTTATGTCAGCCATTTGGTGACAATGTTTATAACGATCATAAAAAATGGTGTGATGAGTATTTCTATTTAAAGCACCGTGATGAAACCCGCGGTGTTGGTGGTTTATTCTTTGATGATTTAAATCAGTGGGATTTCGATACCTGTTTTGATTACGTCAAAGCCGTTGGCCAAGGTTTTATCGATGCTTATGTGCCTATTATGCAGCGTCGCAAAGATGAGGCTTTTGGTGAACAAGAGCGTCAATTTCAATTGTATCGCCGTGGTCGTTATGTCGAGTTCAATTTGGTATTCGATAGAGGCACGTTATTTGGCTTACAATCTGGTGGTAGAACTGAATCAATTTTGATGTCTATGCCACCACTTGCACGTTGGGAATATAACTTCCAAGCTGATGAAGGTAGTGCAGAAGCTAAATTAGCGGATTACTTAAGTCCAAAAGATTGGCTTAACGTATTGAAATAA
- the arfA gene encoding alternative ribosome rescue factor ArfA: MSKQKKPLAKAGTVKVNKSETELGRGQIKGNFLAALVTSKVYKMQVVKAKKGKGSYQRKAKNVRRESYLMAA, translated from the coding sequence ATGAGTAAGCAGAAAAAGCCATTAGCGAAAGCTGGCACTGTTAAAGTAAATAAAAGTGAAACAGAGTTGGGAAGAGGACAAATTAAAGGGAATTTTTTAGCCGCATTAGTAACATCAAAGGTTTATAAGATGCAGGTGGTTAAAGCGAAAAAAGGTAAAGGTTCATATCAGCGTAAAGCTAAAAATGTAAGACGAGAGTCTTATTTAATGGCGGCTTAA
- a CDS encoding tyrosine-type recombinase/integrase yields MIDFKWQFVFPSTVRCLHPTDGYYCRHHLHWTALTKSLRKALNQTSIRKHVTAHTFRHSFATQLLLNGADISTVQELLGHNDLRTTQIYTYVIGQHSSGTTSPMDRK; encoded by the coding sequence ATTATTGACTTTAAATGGCAGTTTGTCTTTCCTTCAACGGTTAGATGCCTACATCCAACTGACGGCTACTATTGTCGCCATCACCTTCATTGGACAGCTTTGACCAAATCGCTGCGAAAGGCGCTTAACCAAACAAGTATTAGGAAACATGTAACAGCACACACCTTTCGTCATAGCTTTGCTACACAACTATTGTTAAACGGTGCCGACATTAGCACAGTGCAAGAGCTATTAGGACATAATGATTTGAGAACCACCCAAATATATACCTATGTAATTGGACAGCACTCCTCTGGTACAACGAGTCCTATGGATAGAAAATAA
- a CDS encoding TolB family protein has protein sequence MKYICISITLLFSILAFSSKSYSHDEFPILQGPYLGQKPPGLIPELFAPGIVSINGRYDFGISFSPDLDEVYFSVQPKEGTADIYFSKIEDKKWKAIQKAKFTKGQKAGEMEPFVRADGKRIYFTGYSSDFSGEEIWYVDRLDKGWSNAIKLDSPINDDDVMNLTQAKNGDVFYDNRSKRKMYYSSSKNGGFPKVQEVDVEIGSHAFISSSQDYLLVQAQNKEDQKRNSDIYVYFKEKDGAWTKPINLGNTVNSDFHERVPGVTPDGKYLFFSRYNEEGGIANLYWVRTEVIENVRPKL, from the coding sequence ATGAAATATATTTGTATTTCAATTACTCTACTGTTTTCTATTCTAGCTTTCAGTAGCAAAAGTTATAGTCACGATGAGTTTCCCATCCTCCAAGGTCCCTATTTGGGGCAAAAGCCACCCGGCTTAATTCCTGAACTTTTCGCTCCTGGTATTGTTTCAATCAATGGAAGATATGACTTCGGTATTTCGTTTTCCCCTGACTTAGATGAAGTATATTTTTCAGTACAACCAAAGGAAGGAACGGCTGATATCTATTTTTCAAAAATCGAAGATAAAAAATGGAAAGCCATTCAAAAAGCAAAATTTACCAAAGGACAAAAAGCTGGAGAAATGGAACCATTCGTCAGAGCTGACGGTAAAAGAATTTATTTTACCGGGTATAGCTCTGACTTTTCGGGTGAAGAAATATGGTATGTAGATCGTTTGGACAAGGGGTGGAGCAACGCAATAAAACTTGATTCACCTATAAATGACGATGATGTGATGAATTTGACTCAAGCCAAAAACGGCGATGTTTTTTATGACAACCGTTCAAAACGAAAAATGTATTATTCATCCAGCAAAAATGGTGGGTTTCCCAAAGTGCAGGAGGTTGACGTTGAAATTGGATCTCACGCTTTTATTTCCTCATCTCAAGATTATTTATTGGTACAAGCTCAAAATAAAGAAGATCAAAAAAGAAATAGCGATATTTACGTTTATTTTAAGGAAAAAGATGGGGCATGGACCAAGCCAATTAATCTTGGAAATACAGTAAATTCTGACTTTCATGAAAGAGTTCCAGGCGTCACGCCAGATGGTAAATATTTATTTTTCAGCCGATATAACGAAGAAGGCGGAATAGCAAACTTGTATTGGGTGAGAACAGAAGTTATTGAAAATGTACGACCGAAATTGTGA
- a CDS encoding PD40 domain-containing protein — MKHICISMTLLLSTLTMSNKSFSQYEFPVLKGPYMGQEPPGLVAEPFAPGIISKQGWELEGVFAPGMKEFYFTTNRKSATVIGFRQQNNVWKKYIEFPRTGEIVFSPDGKRMHMAKGYKDRIGDGWSERKSLGPMFDRKDWGIMRLSASAKGTYVFDDYKSNDVIRISTFKDGKRQAPTMMDPVVNTGKWTAHPFIAPDESYLIWDSEREGGYGGSDLYIRFRTKDDAWGPAINLGDKVNSDKNEFYASVTSDGKYILFNRGMDDKGNIDIYWVDAQIIETLRPK; from the coding sequence ATGAAACATATTTGTATATCAATGACTCTACTGCTTTCTACTCTAACGATGAGTAACAAAAGCTTTAGTCAATATGAATTTCCAGTACTGAAAGGCCCCTATATGGGACAAGAACCACCAGGTTTGGTGGCAGAGCCATTTGCACCTGGCATTATTTCTAAACAAGGCTGGGAGCTTGAAGGCGTGTTTGCGCCCGGCATGAAAGAATTTTACTTCACGACAAACCGAAAAAGCGCAACCGTTATCGGTTTTCGTCAGCAAAATAATGTTTGGAAGAAATATATAGAATTCCCTAGGACAGGTGAAATTGTATTTTCGCCTGACGGAAAACGTATGCATATGGCAAAAGGCTATAAGGACCGCATTGGCGACGGCTGGTCAGAACGCAAAAGTCTTGGACCTATGTTTGACCGAAAAGACTGGGGTATTATGCGCCTGTCGGCCTCAGCCAAAGGCACCTATGTTTTTGACGATTATAAAAGCAATGACGTAATTCGTATATCAACATTCAAGGACGGAAAACGCCAAGCGCCAACAATGATGGACCCAGTGGTCAACACAGGTAAATGGACAGCTCACCCCTTTATTGCGCCAGACGAAAGCTACCTGATTTGGGATAGCGAACGAGAAGGCGGCTATGGAGGCTCTGATCTTTATATTAGGTTCCGGACAAAGGATGATGCATGGGGCCCTGCAATTAATTTGGGCGACAAGGTTAATTCTGATAAAAATGAATTCTATGCGAGTGTCACCTCTGATGGTAAGTACATACTCTTCAACAGAGGCATGGATGATAAGGGTAATATAGATATTTACTGGGTGGATGCACAGATTATTGAAACCCTCAGGCCAAAATAG
- a CDS encoding DMT family transporter has protein sequence MSKSLGFKVSVSFVNIFALPFFFVLLYGSGFVGAKLGLPHSTPLSFLSLRFMAAGLILLIIAKLIGNQLPNWREAIHISVAGSLTVCLFSVGVFVSIDMGLSPAVSALIVALQPILVALFARKLVNEQLNLAQWFGLLFGFLGVIVVVIDSIETTSFSWVAIAMSVLALFGVTFGSLYQKRYCADMEIFYGGAIQSLVSGLICLALLPFFESFKVVWTGEFIISLVYMVVGVSLGALSLLYIMIQRGEVSRVASVFYLVPVSAAVSAYLLFGETIESTTLFGASIIALGIFLTNRKSQNNMVVSMNK, from the coding sequence ATGAGTAAAAGCTTAGGGTTTAAGGTCTCAGTAAGCTTCGTTAATATATTTGCATTACCCTTCTTTTTTGTATTGCTTTATGGCAGTGGGTTTGTAGGTGCAAAACTCGGATTACCACACTCCACTCCTTTGAGTTTTCTAAGTTTACGCTTCATGGCTGCAGGTTTGATATTACTAATTATTGCGAAATTGATTGGTAACCAACTCCCGAACTGGCGTGAAGCGATACATATTTCGGTAGCTGGAAGCTTAACTGTCTGTCTATTTTCTGTTGGTGTATTTGTATCAATTGATATGGGGCTTTCCCCAGCAGTTTCGGCATTAATTGTTGCACTACAGCCTATTCTGGTAGCTCTATTTGCACGAAAACTGGTTAATGAACAACTTAACTTAGCCCAATGGTTTGGATTGCTCTTTGGATTTTTAGGAGTCATCGTCGTTGTCATTGATTCAATTGAAACAACGTCTTTCAGTTGGGTTGCTATAGCTATGTCCGTGCTTGCTTTGTTTGGTGTTACCTTTGGAAGTCTTTATCAGAAGCGTTATTGCGCAGATATGGAGATATTTTATGGAGGTGCGATTCAGTCTCTGGTTTCGGGCTTAATATGTTTAGCATTGTTACCGTTTTTTGAAAGCTTTAAGGTCGTTTGGACAGGTGAATTTATTATATCGCTAGTTTATATGGTCGTCGGGGTATCACTAGGGGCATTAAGCTTGCTTTATATAATGATCCAGCGGGGAGAGGTAAGCAGAGTCGCAAGTGTATTTTATTTAGTCCCTGTTTCTGCGGCAGTTAGTGCTTATCTTTTATTTGGTGAAACCATTGAGAGCACTACATTGTTCGGGGCAAGCATTATTGCTTTGGGTATTTTCCTGACCAACCGTAAATCTCAAAATAACATGGTGGTTTCTATGAATAAATAG
- a CDS encoding TetR/AcrR family transcriptional regulator: MSESPKKKRLPRGQGRERILSSAADLFLKNGFEATSPQAIYAASGVGQGSFYHHFASKDDLANAVLERIVEEKTAELNHITSTIPNPKKRLEAYLKLPRKGTEGCKFGRFMYETSGQKQQLNKPIQGFFDELQRFLSHNFQTAQNQGLISSDFSAQELSSILMEQVQGGYIMSRIYQSDDLQVNTLKRLAKQLGLT, encoded by the coding sequence ATGTCAGAATCTCCCAAAAAAAAGCGGTTACCACGTGGTCAAGGACGAGAACGTATTTTATCTTCGGCTGCAGATCTATTTTTGAAAAATGGCTTTGAAGCAACCAGTCCTCAAGCAATTTATGCGGCAAGTGGTGTCGGGCAAGGAAGTTTTTACCATCATTTTGCCAGTAAAGATGATTTGGCAAATGCAGTTTTGGAAAGAATAGTAGAAGAAAAAACCGCTGAATTAAATCACATTACGAGCACTATACCTAATCCAAAGAAGCGTTTAGAGGCATACCTAAAATTACCTCGCAAAGGAACCGAAGGCTGCAAATTTGGGCGTTTCATGTATGAGACTTCAGGGCAAAAACAGCAATTAAATAAACCTATTCAAGGATTCTTTGATGAACTGCAGCGCTTTCTCAGTCATAACTTTCAGACAGCGCAAAACCAAGGATTAATTTCATCAGATTTCTCTGCCCAAGAGTTAAGTTCTATTCTGATGGAACAAGTACAAGGTGGATATATAATGTCGAGGATCTATCAAAGTGATGATCTCCAAGTTAATACACTGAAACGTCTGGCGAAACAATTAGGATTAACGTAG
- a CDS encoding dienelactone hydrolase family protein, producing the protein MIIQQHSTDIETPTGTMRTYVYRPQASGKFPTIIFYSEIFQQTAPIARTAALMAGHGFVVLVPEVFHELNPIGTVLGYDDAGKDKGNQDKWAKPLEHHDSDTQALVNFIQQQDYCSGKIGTMGVCIGGHLAYRAALNKSVLAAACLYATDIHSGDLPSAEGNDSLTRTKDISAELMMIWGKQDPHIPDEGRMMIHKNLIASGNLFSWHEFNASHAFMRDEGERYDPQLALRVYGMSVELFNRTLA; encoded by the coding sequence ATGATCATTCAACAGCACAGCACTGATATTGAAACTCCAACGGGAACCATGCGTACTTATGTTTATCGTCCTCAAGCATCAGGTAAGTTTCCGACTATTATTTTTTATTCTGAAATATTCCAACAAACTGCGCCTATAGCAAGAACAGCAGCGCTAATGGCTGGCCATGGTTTTGTGGTTTTAGTGCCTGAGGTTTTTCATGAACTCAACCCAATAGGCACGGTATTAGGCTACGATGATGCAGGTAAAGACAAAGGTAACCAAGATAAATGGGCTAAACCTTTAGAGCATCACGATAGCGATACACAAGCCTTAGTCAATTTTATTCAACAGCAAGATTACTGCTCTGGAAAAATTGGCACTATGGGTGTTTGCATTGGCGGTCACCTCGCTTATCGCGCTGCCTTAAATAAGAGTGTATTAGCCGCCGCTTGCTTATACGCTACCGATATTCATTCAGGTGATTTACCCAGCGCAGAAGGCAATGATTCACTAACGCGTACCAAAGACATTAGCGCGGAGCTGATGATGATTTGGGGTAAACAAGACCCACATATTCCTGATGAAGGTCGCATGATGATTCATAAAAACTTAATAGCTTCAGGTAACCTTTTCTCATGGCATGAGTTTAATGCTTCACATGCATTTATGCGTGATGAAGGCGAGCGTTATGATCCTCAACTTGCATTAAGAGTTTACGGCATGTCTGTTGAATTATTTAACCGTACGTTAGCTTAA